The DNA window CAGCCCCCATAGCTTGATTTGATTTTGCTCGCATGTCCGCAGTGTAACACCAAAAGATGCAAAATAAATACAAGTTTAAAATTATTCTCAGGTGGGTATAAATAGTCTCACCGCGATCACTTTGGGAGCTCTTATGTACATCTTTGGTTATGGTAGTTTGATCAATTCAGCATCGCGCCAATTAACCGGGCAAACAGGCGAAGCAATTCCTGTTATTGCTCATGGCCTAGTGCGCTATTGGGGCAAAGTGGACGAGAGTTATATCCTCTCACCTTTGGTGGTTAACCGTGGCGACAGCCAAGTCAATGGTGTGTTGCTTGAGATTGATGAGCGGGCATTAGCTGAGTTTGATCGAAGAGAGCGCGGTTATCACCGCATTGCCATCAGCGCAGAACAGATAGAAACGGAGCACACTTTTCATCGTGACTATCCAATTTGGGTTTATGTAAAAGAGCGGCCAGAGCCCCCCTGCACTTTAAGCCCTATCATGCAAAGCTATGTCGATACGGTTTTAGCTGGTTGCTTGGAAATCTCAACCGATTTCGCCCGTCATTTTATCGACTACACCGTCGGTTGGCACTTTCCCAAAGAAAACGACCGCGGCGCACCAAAATACGGCAATTTAGCTGGCGTTGAGGAGCATCACTATCCACTGATCGATGCACTGATAACACAAAAGGGAGCATAATGCTCCCTTGGGTCAACCATCAAGTAATCATCAGAACTTGTAACGACCACCGATGTAAAGGGCTGTTAGGTCAACATTAGTGTCGTAGAAACTCTGTGCCAAGAGCGCGGTAACCGCCTTGGATCATCCAACCAGAGTCAAACTCGTAGCCAGCTTCAATACCGTAAGTGAAACCATTGCCACTTTCGCTCTCCAACTTGGCAGAGTTGTAGTTGCTTTTGGTCAGCTCTACTTCAAATTTAGTTGCTGAATAACCCAGTAGAGCCCCTAAATAAAACTTAGTATTAGAAAAATAGTACTTCGGGCGAATATTCAGACCATAGCCTGAAAATGATCCTTCAACATCCGCAGAAACAATCCCACCATTAGTGGTCGTTGCTAGTGCACTACCCAAATTTTTAGAGCCGTAATTGACGTACTCAAACTCAATACCAGTCACGAAATTGTCAGTGATTTTTTTATCGAAACCAATAGAAAATGCAGCCCCGGCATCCAGATCATAAGACTTCGCATTTGCATCGTTGATGGAAACTTCTGTTTTTAGTCCTTCAAGCCCCACATACCAGCCCTGTTTTGGGCCAACGTGAGTTTGTTCGATCTCTTCCGCACCTGCTGTAAATGCAGCACCCATAGCCAATGCCAGAATCGGCAAAATTTTTTTCATTATAATTCCCTTGTATATCATACTGTTAAACAGTAAACCAATCGCGCGGGATTATAATCTTTATTACTTTGTAACCAATTAAAAATCTCATAAAATGAGACCAATTCCATAAAAATGGATGATATATTTATACTTTTGTATACTAATCAACCATCAGATAACTTTCTTGCAAGCATAAGTCGTTACGTGTGCAAACAGTCTTTAGATATGTTTGGCAGATCAAAGAAGTGAAGAGATACAAAGCCCAACACTCAGCATCTCTCTTCTCCTATTCTCAACACCGTTAAATTTTAAAGCGCGTCATTTTTTCATCGAGCTGGCGAGAGAGATCCGCTAATGTTTCACTCTCTTCGGCCAAGAAATTGGCGGCTTGCGACATCTCCATCGCGGCGTCGTTAATCCCACTGACGTTACGATTCATCTCTTCCGCCACGGCACTCTGTTCTTCCGCTGCGGTCGCTATTTGCGTCGCTTTGTCACTCACATGACGAATATGGTCAACGATAAGCTGTAAATCTTCTCCAGCATGCTCTGCCTGTGCAACACTGCTGTCGGCCAAAGAGCGGCTTTTTTGCATCGCATCCACCGCAGCCACAGCAAGTTGCTGTAGAAGATTTATCGTGGTTTGAATTTCATCGGTCGAATGATGAGTACGCCCAGCGAGATTACGCACTTCGTCTGCGACCACGGCAAAGCCTCGTCCTTGTTCACCAGCGCGAGCGGCTTCAATTGCCGCATTAAGAGCCAGAAGGTTGGTTTGTTCAGAAATGCCGCTAATCACACTGGTCACTTCACTGATTTGCATCACGCCTTCTTTGAGTTTGTTGACCTGCTCATTAGCCACATTTAACTCAACAGAAAGTTGGCGAATACTATCGACACTAGAATGCACATCCTTATCACCGAGGTTGGCTTCTTTGGTTGCATCGAGTGTATCGCGCGCCGTATCTTCAGCATGCCCGGCCACATCGGCCACCGTCGCACTCATCTCATTCATCGCAGTCGCCAATTGATTGAGTTGATCGCGCTGACTGACTACCGCTTGGCTGGTCTCTTCCGCTGAAGTAGCAATACGCACCGCGGCATCGGCCACTTCTGACGCTGACTGCACGGATTCATACAGAGCATCCCGAAACCGAGGCAATGCTTTGATTAATATCGTGCGCTAAGCGGCCGAACTCATCTCGACCTTCAACCTTCACGCGAGCGGTTAAATCGCCTTTCGCCACTTGCTTCATGCTTTCGCGAATCGCTTGCAATGGCTCAACCACTGCGCGGGTAATCACGATACCCAAGCCGCTCATCAGCAAGGTGACGATTAAAGTGGCTAGCCCCATTTTCATGATCTGCTGATTGACCGCCGATTCAATGTCATCTAGCAGCATACCCGAACCAATAATCCATCCCCATGGCGCAAAACCTTGTACCACCGAGAGCTTTTCGGCTGGCTGGCCAGCATTATTCTGCCAAGGGTAGATCAATGATCCAGTTCGGCCACTACTGCCTTTTTCTACCATGGTGAACCAAAATTGCCCGTCGCTACCATTGCCCATCTGCTTTCCGACCAGATCATCACGAATGGGATGGACAACGGTGTAGCGGTTTTCATCTATCACAAACAGATAATTTTCGCCGTCAAAGCGTGTATGTTTGATCAATGCTTGCGCTTGTTGCTGCGCTTCTTGTCTCGGTAACGTCTGATTAAGATAAGCTACTTGAGAAAACACACTGCGGATCACCGCATTTAAGCGAGCTTCTCTTTCAAAAATGAGATTTTGTTTGAGTGCATTGGCAGAAATAGCCAGAAGAGAGAGAAATCCCAGTATTCCAACCGCAATAATAATAGTCAGCTTGTAGCTGACTTTGATGTTTCTTAGCTTCAACATGACGTGATACCACCCTAAATCAATCTTGAATAAATGTTGAGACTGATAATTTTGTTATTTTTAGACTCACTTTATTTAGCATGGTCGACGGTTTTTACTTTGCCAGAATAGAAATGCAGATTGTTATTAAGCTCAAAAAATATTATGCAAAACTATGAAATGCACCAAGTGGTTATGCGTCTATTCTAGCCATTTAACCTATTCGATCGAAGCTTTCACCACCCCTCTAAGCCACAGTCCCTTATCACTTTGTGTGGCACTCGAATGCCAAACCAAGGAGATATCGAAATCGGCTACGGCGAGAGGTGGCTGAAACGTCACCAGACCATCATCAAAACCGTTCGCTTTCGCCATACGTTCTGGCACGATGGCGATTAACTCTCGGCCAGCGAGAAGATGGCGAATCGTGAGAAAGTTTCGACTGGCTAAAGAGACACGGCGGCTCAAACCGTATGAAGCTAACGTTTTATCGGTTTGTGTCGTCAAACTGCCATCGGTACTGACCAACGCCTGTTCAAGCGCCGCAAACTTCTCTAACGTCATACTTTGCACATCAATAAGCTTTGGATCGCACAGGCATACATGGCGCTCAGTGTAGAGGTACTGCGCACAAAACTTGCTATCCAGTTGCGGGATCGACCCTATCACCACATCCAACTTTTCTTGTTCCGTTAAGGAGAGATAGTTTTGACGGTTGACATTGACAAAGCTGACTTGCGCGTTAGGTGCTTCCGAACGTATCGCGTCATACAATTGAGACGCGAAGATGAACTCTGCATAGTCGGTCAAACCGATACGGCAAACACCTTCAAACTGTGATGGGCAGAACTCACGCCGAGTCAAAAGCTCGCGTGAAATCGATTCAAGTAGCCCATCAATAAACGGCGCAATTTTATGTGCGTACTCAGTTGGCTCCATCTTGTGCCCTTTGCGTTCAAACAGCGGATCGTCCAACATAATGCGTAGTCGGCCTAAGCTGTGGCTCATGGCCGACTGACTAACAAAGCCCATTTCGGCGGCGACGCTGACACTCCGGTAGCGGTAAAGCTGTGAGAAGACCACCAGCAGGTTCAGATCCATATTCTTCCAGTTCAGATCGCCGAGCACTTTCATCCCATCCTATTCATACAAAAAATGAAAACTATTAATTTGAATCATTATAAGTCGCTGCGTACAGTGTGCTCATCATTTCTATGAGAAAAATCCATGTTCACAATTTTCAAAACCTTCTTTTACTTGGGCTGGATCAGTTTCGGCGGCCCTGCAGCACATATTGGTTACTTTCGTCATACCTTTGTGGAAAAACACCATTGGCTAAGCGATGAGGAGTACGCTCAATTAGTCGCTTTAAGCCAATTTTTGCCGGGGCCGGGCTCAAGTCAGGTCGGTTTTGGTTTAGGCTACAAACAAGGGGGCTTAGCTGGAGCTTGTGCGGCTTTTTTCGGTTTTACGCTTCCGTCAGTCATTGTCATGTTGCTGTTGGCGCTGCTAAGCAGCCAAATCATGGGCAATGTCTGGTTCGAACAGGTAGTGCATGGTCTCAAGCTGCTGGCCGTAGTCGTGGTCGCCGATGCGGCTTGGGGCATGTATCAGAATTTTTGTCGCACGCGTCTAACCACTGCGCTGTGTGTGGTCACTGCTTTTGCCCTGCTGGTTTTCCCTTCGATCGCGACACAAATGTTGCTGTTGCTTGTAGCTGCTTTGATTGGTGTGGCCTTTATAAAAAGCGACAAGGTCGCTTCTCCATCCGAGTTTAAACCGTCACTATGGCCACTGGTGATGTTTGTTCTGCTGCTATTGGTTCTGCCCATTGCCGCGACCCAACACTCTCTTTTCACGCTTTTCAACGACTTCTTCCAAGCAGGCAGTCTGGTGTTTGGTGGCGGTCATGTAGTGCTGCCTCTTTTGCAAAACATTGTCGGCGATAAGCTCAGTCAAGACGCCTTTTTAACCGGTTACGCCGCTGCGCAAGCCGTACCTGGGCCTATGTTTACCTTTGCTACCTACATTGGCTATGCACTTCATCCACAAGCACCTATTTTCGGCGCCTTAGTCGCGACATGCGCCGTCTTTCTGCCTGGTTTTCTTCTGATGCTCGCTGTCTTGAAAAACTGGCAACAACTGGCAAACAAACCGAAAGTCAGTGGCGCATTGATGGGCGTCAACGCGTCAGTGGTGGGCCTACTGGTAGCGGCACTTTATCAACCGGTGTTTAGCAGTGCGGTAAGTACTGGTCTTGATGTCGGGCTAATTTTGTGCGGCTTTTTTCTGCACAAACAGATAAAGCTGCCCATATTGGCGTTGGTTATTTTCTTTATGCTCGCAGGTATTGTCAGCGGCTGGTTTTAATCCAGATCGCAAGTCATCAAACGTATTGATTGCTCAACGGATTGTTTTGACTACCGTTGGGCAACGCCGCTCTCTCCTCTCAATGCCACATCCCGGCAAAAGTCAGCGAAGCAAATTAGCGACATGGCTTGACACAATTTCTCACCAACAAACGTGGATTTTTATTTCTGGCCAACCCAAATCATGCTAAATTAACAACAAATTAACATAAAAATAACGATTGTTTTGCCAATAACATGGAGTTAGAGAATGATTCAGCCTAACGAGTTAAGCAAACCCAACTGCGCTCTCCCACCGCCAAATGAAATGATCTTAAAATGGGCAGCGGAACGCCCGAATGAGGTCTATCTAAAACAAATCATTAACCGCCAGTTCGTCGAGTTCACCTATGAGCAAGTCGCTGACCAAGCGCTGCGTTTAGTCACCGCTCTTCGCGAGCTCGGGGTACAACCGGGCGATCGTGTCGCACTGATTTCGAAAAACTGCGCCGAGTGGTTTATCTGCGATTTAGCGATGATGCTTGGTGATTACGTCAGTGTCCCGATCTTTCCAACTGCCAGCTCAGAAACGATTGAATACTGCTTGAGCCACAGTGAAAGTAAAGTTTTGATCGCGGGTAAACTTGATAATCCGGAGACTACGCAAAAAGTTATCGACGAGATGACCGATATCAAGAGCATCGCGTTGCCGTATGATTCTGCGCCACAATGCCAGTATCAGTACAAAAACTTGATTGCCAAGGCCGAGCAGAGTCAAGAGCGCCCGCAGCACCACGATGATAAACTGATGTCTTTAGTTTACACCTCGGGCACCTCTGGTCTGCCGAAAGGCGCGATGCTCACTTATGGCGCATTTTGTTGGTCGGTGCATCAACTGATTAAACACATCGGAATTCAAGAAAACGACCGCCTGTTTCTCCTATTTACCTCTCGCGCACATCACTGAGCGCGTCTATATCTTTGGCTCCTCAGTAATCGGCGGTGTTCCGACTGCCTTTCCGGAATCGCTAGATACTTTTATCGAAGATGTCAAAATGCAGCGCCCAACGCTGTTCATTTCAGTACCACGTTTATGGACACTGTTCCAGCAACGCATCCAGGACAAATTGCCGCAAAAACGTCTTAATTTTTTGCTAAAGATTCCCTTGGTCAATTCCTTGATCAAAAAGAAGCTGGCCGATGGACTTGGTTTAGATCAAGCTCGCGTGCTGGGTTGTGGCTCCGCTCCAGTTTCTCCTGCACTGCTCCAGTGGTACCACAGTGTCGGGCTCAACATTACTGAAGCTTGGGGAATGACAGAGGCCTTTGCCTACACCACATTGAATTACCCATTTAGGGCCGACAAAATCGGCAGTGTTGGTAATGCAGGGCCGGGCATTGAACTTAAAATCGCTGAAGATAGCGAGATCATGGTTCGCAGCCAAGGGCTCTTTTCTGGCTACTATAAGAATG is part of the Vibrio cidicii genome and encodes:
- a CDS encoding gamma-glutamylcyclotransferase family protein, whose translation is MYIFGYGSLINSASRQLTGQTGEAIPVIAHGLVRYWGKVDESYILSPLVVNRGDSQVNGVLLEIDERALAEFDRRERGYHRIAISAEQIETEHTFHRDYPIWVYVKERPEPPCTLSPIMQSYVDTVLAGCLEISTDFARHFIDYTVGWHFPKENDRGAPKYGNLAGVEEHHYPLIDALITQKGA
- a CDS encoding outer membrane beta-barrel protein, whose protein sequence is MKKILPILALAMGAAFTAGAEEIEQTHVGPKQGWYVGLEGLKTEVSINDANAKSYDLDAGAAFSIGFDKKITDNFVTGIEFEYVNYGSKNLGSALATTTNGGIVSADVEGSFSGYGLNIRPKYYFSNTKFYLGALLGYSATKFEVELTKSNYNSAKLESESGNGFTYGIEAGYEFDSGWMIQGGYRALGTEFLRH
- a CDS encoding LysR family transcriptional regulator, producing the protein MKVLGDLNWKNMDLNLLVVFSQLYRYRSVSVAAEMGFVSQSAMSHSLGRLRIMLDDPLFERKGHKMEPTEYAHKIAPFIDGLLESISRELLTRREFCPSQFEGVCRIGLTDYAEFIFASQLYDAIRSEAPNAQVSFVNVNRQNYLSLTEQEKLDVVIGSIPQLDSKFCAQYLYTERHVCLCDPKLIDVQSMTLEKFAALEQALVSTDGSLTTQTDKTLASYGLSRRVSLASRNFLTIRHLLAGRELIAIVPERMAKANGFDDGLVTFQPPLAVADFDISLVWHSSATQSDKGLWLRGVVKASIE
- the chrA gene encoding chromate efflux transporter: MFTIFKTFFYLGWISFGGPAAHIGYFRHTFVEKHHWLSDEEYAQLVALSQFLPGPGSSQVGFGLGYKQGGLAGACAAFFGFTLPSVIVMLLLALLSSQIMGNVWFEQVVHGLKLLAVVVVADAAWGMYQNFCRTRLTTALCVVTAFALLVFPSIATQMLLLLVAALIGVAFIKSDKVASPSEFKPSLWPLVMFVLLLLVLPIAATQHSLFTLFNDFFQAGSLVFGGGHVVLPLLQNIVGDKLSQDAFLTGYAAAQAVPGPMFTFATYIGYALHPQAPIFGALVATCAVFLPGFLLMLAVLKNWQQLANKPKVSGALMGVNASVVGLLVAALYQPVFSSAVSTGLDVGLILCGFFLHKQIKLPILALVIFFMLAGIVSGWF